Part of the Methanomicrobia archaeon genome is shown below.
GCCTTTGTCGAAGAGTTGCCTGGTGCAAATACGCAAGGAAAAACAATTGATGAAGCACGGGAGAATCTCAAGGAGGCTGTTGAACTTATACTGAAATCAAACCGTGAACTGAGTAAACGTGAGTATGCAAATAAGGAAGTCATTCGAGAGGAGTTACGGATTGCCGTACCATGAAACGGCGGCGACTCATGAAACATCTCGAAACTCACGGATGCGAATTATTACATGAAGGCAGAGATCATACG
Proteins encoded:
- a CDS encoding type II toxin-antitoxin system HicB family antitoxin, with the protein product MENSFTAVFQKTDKWWVAFVEELPGANTQGKTIDEARENLKEAVELILKSNRELSKREYANKEVIREELRIAVP